One segment of Natronosalvus halobius DNA contains the following:
- a CDS encoding metal-dependent hydrolase: MELTWHGHSTWHVTVGSTDLLIDPFFDNPKTDIEADDLETPDYVLLTHGHADHIADAGAFSEATLVATPELVSYCQDEFGFEDAVGGMGMNIGGTVECGDAFVTMHRADHTNGIMTEYDVDAGMPTGFVISDTKPTQVEDEESTTFYHAGDTGLMTEMREVIGPYLEPDAAALPIGDHFTMGPWQAAIAADWLDVDYALPMHYDTFPPIEQDPDDFAREVKAAGSSAEVVALEGDETFDL; encoded by the coding sequence ATGGAGCTCACCTGGCACGGCCACTCGACGTGGCACGTCACTGTCGGCAGTACCGACCTGCTGATCGACCCGTTCTTCGACAACCCGAAGACGGACATCGAGGCCGACGACCTCGAGACACCGGACTACGTGTTACTCACGCACGGTCACGCCGATCACATCGCCGACGCCGGCGCCTTTTCGGAGGCGACGCTCGTGGCGACTCCGGAACTCGTCTCCTACTGCCAGGACGAGTTCGGCTTCGAGGATGCTGTCGGCGGCATGGGCATGAACATCGGCGGCACCGTCGAGTGCGGCGACGCCTTCGTCACGATGCATCGCGCCGACCACACCAACGGCATCATGACCGAGTACGACGTCGACGCCGGGATGCCCACCGGATTCGTCATTTCGGACACGAAGCCGACCCAGGTCGAAGACGAGGAGTCGACGACGTTCTACCACGCCGGCGACACCGGCCTCATGACCGAGATGCGGGAGGTCATCGGCCCGTACCTCGAGCCCGACGCTGCGGCGCTGCCCATCGGTGACCACTTCACGATGGGGCCGTGGCAGGCCGCCATCGCGGCCGACTGGCTCGATGTCGATTACGCCCTCCCAATGCACTACGATACGTTCCCGCCGATCGAGCAGGACCCCGACGACTTCGCTCGTGAGGTGAAAGCGGCGGGGAGCAGTGCGGAGGTCGTCGCTCTCGAGGGCGACGAGACGTTCGACCTCTGA
- a CDS encoding OsmC family protein, with product MTKEVTTISEEGFAATNEVRDFSVDIDATGEGAPDTLESLLAAYGSCYVPALRVGGQQRGVEELGKIEIDVSGDLNDDDKLESTAFDIRVEADVDDETGQKILDRAFELCKVHDALKDSLHADASFEGDAF from the coding sequence ATGACGAAAGAAGTCACCACCATCTCCGAGGAGGGATTCGCCGCGACGAACGAGGTCCGCGACTTCAGCGTCGACATCGACGCTACCGGCGAGGGGGCCCCAGACACGCTCGAGAGCCTGCTCGCGGCCTACGGCTCCTGTTACGTCCCCGCCCTGCGCGTCGGCGGTCAGCAGCGCGGCGTCGAGGAACTGGGGAAAATCGAGATCGACGTCTCCGGTGACCTGAACGACGACGACAAACTCGAGTCGACGGCCTTCGACATCCGCGTCGAGGCGGACGTCGACGACGAGACGGGCCAGAAGATTCTCGACCGCGCGTTCGAACTCTGCAAGGTTCACGACGCGCTGAAGGACAGTCTCCACGCCGACGCATCGTTCGAGGGCGACGCGTTCTAA
- a CDS encoding mRNA surveillance protein pelota, which translates to MQIKSREPLEGGRERVTVVPESVDDLWHLQYVLEPGDRVAGDTTRRIQRDDEQMRDTGGEREHMWVAIAIDDVEFHKFANRLRVGGEIVACSREDQLGFHHTLNVEARDELSIDKRFKPDQNERLEEAAEATENPDVAIATVEEGEAHVHTVAQYGTEERASITGPTGKGEYARDRSELFAELGTILSRLEVDAIILAGPGFTKQDALKHLERNHPEVAEQITMVDTAGVGDRGVHEVLKRGAVADVQEETRIESEAAYIDELTKRIAEGAKAAYGPEAVAQAAEYGAIERLLVLDEKLRKERGPEGDWSVNVDDVVRTAEQKGGDVTVFSSEFPPGEQLSNLGGIAALLRYRLE; encoded by the coding sequence ATGCAGATCAAGAGTCGCGAGCCCCTCGAGGGCGGGCGCGAGCGGGTGACGGTCGTCCCCGAGAGCGTCGACGACCTCTGGCACCTCCAGTACGTCCTCGAGCCGGGCGACCGCGTCGCCGGCGACACCACCCGGCGCATCCAGCGGGACGACGAGCAGATGCGCGATACGGGTGGCGAGCGCGAACACATGTGGGTCGCCATCGCCATCGACGACGTCGAGTTCCACAAGTTCGCCAACCGCCTCCGGGTCGGCGGCGAGATCGTCGCCTGCTCCCGGGAGGACCAGCTGGGCTTTCACCACACGCTGAACGTCGAGGCCCGCGACGAACTCTCGATCGACAAGCGGTTCAAGCCCGACCAGAACGAGCGACTCGAGGAGGCCGCCGAGGCCACGGAGAACCCCGACGTCGCCATCGCGACCGTCGAGGAGGGCGAGGCCCACGTCCACACAGTCGCCCAGTACGGGACCGAGGAACGGGCGTCGATCACCGGTCCGACCGGGAAGGGCGAGTACGCCCGCGACCGCTCGGAACTGTTCGCCGAACTCGGGACCATCCTCTCACGGCTCGAGGTCGACGCGATCATCCTCGCGGGGCCCGGCTTCACGAAACAGGACGCGCTGAAGCACCTCGAGCGCAATCACCCCGAGGTTGCCGAACAAATAACGATGGTCGACACTGCGGGCGTCGGCGACCGCGGCGTCCACGAGGTGCTCAAACGCGGCGCCGTGGCGGACGTCCAGGAGGAGACCCGGATCGAGTCGGAGGCGGCCTACATCGACGAACTCACGAAGCGAATTGCCGAGGGAGCGAAAGCAGCCTACGGTCCCGAGGCGGTCGCCCAGGCCGCCGAGTACGGCGCCATCGAGCGACTGCTCGTCCTGGACGAGAAGCTCCGCAAGGAACGTGGTCCTGAGGGCGACTGGTCGGTAAACGTCGACGACGTCGTCCGGACGGCCGAGCAGAAAGGCGGCGACGTGACGGTCTTCTCGAGCGAGTTCCCGCCGGGCGAACAGCTCTCGAACCTCGGTGGCATCGCGGCGTTGTTGCGGTATCGCCTCGAATGA
- a CDS encoding glycosyltransferase family 2 protein, whose protein sequence is MTDERVVAAMAYERPNEAWAKRVGDVLDARFVLVLDAPEDPTAPEYADSTLVSRSRLGFGRARRTSMRLAAELGDPCLVTDGDGQYPPSALARIFDRLEETGADVVIPQRRARSVWMEVNGDRVDRLPFERLETLCAFEAAGPDATADLDPTFDCQPGAFGFRAEAVPDALPTDSGWLADWEITVRALESARYATVDVSTTAGPQEETVFEWDDQCAKFERIDDFLDRGVRAVYEDHRGRFDESQRDDLERAIAEAV, encoded by the coding sequence ATGACTGACGAACGCGTCGTCGCGGCGATGGCCTACGAGCGCCCGAACGAGGCCTGGGCGAAACGAGTTGGAGACGTGCTCGACGCACGGTTCGTGCTCGTTCTCGACGCGCCCGAGGATCCGACCGCCCCCGAGTACGCTGATTCGACGCTCGTCTCTCGCTCACGACTCGGTTTCGGGCGTGCCCGCCGGACGTCGATGCGACTCGCAGCGGAGCTTGGCGACCCCTGTCTCGTCACTGACGGTGACGGGCAGTATCCGCCGTCGGCGCTCGCTCGCATCTTCGATCGCCTCGAGGAGACGGGTGCTGACGTGGTGATCCCCCAGCGACGTGCACGGTCGGTTTGGATGGAGGTGAACGGAGACCGGGTCGACAGGCTGCCGTTCGAACGCCTGGAGACGCTCTGTGCGTTCGAAGCGGCCGGCCCCGATGCGACGGCCGACCTCGATCCGACCTTCGACTGTCAGCCCGGGGCCTTTGGCTTCAGGGCGGAGGCCGTTCCGGACGCGTTGCCGACCGACAGCGGGTGGCTGGCCGACTGGGAGATCACCGTCCGGGCGCTCGAATCGGCGCGGTACGCGACGGTCGATGTCTCGACGACCGCGGGCCCACAGGAGGAGACGGTCTTCGAGTGGGACGATCAGTGTGCGAAGTTCGAGCGCATCGACGACTTCCTCGATCGAGGGGTTCGAGCCGTGTACGAAGACCATCGCGGTCGGTTCGACGAATCCCAGCGAGACGACCTCGAACGCGCCATCGCGGAGGCCGTGTAA
- a CDS encoding protein phosphatase 2C domain-containing protein, translated as MVSIEARVDAGSKPNEDLAWHGENTVAILDGATGLGNQSVTDRESDGRWYVERLAEELSSQFERDRDLETVAAEAVASVSDDFEKLRRAETVAQHERPSAAGVCCRWTEDKLEYFVLGDCTLIVRSEDGVDVIRGEGPRELDRRVIDTMVDIRNEAGSIPHDALLERVRPMLVEHRARQNEPDGYWTFGLDPAATSRGRSGTYDLATLRDALLFTDGFEPLCELYDAFEGWKQVLRYVDDNGLERAIRLLRAFENADPGCEAFPRLKPSDDVGVVALSF; from the coding sequence ATGGTCAGCATCGAAGCGCGGGTCGACGCCGGTTCGAAGCCGAACGAGGACCTCGCCTGGCACGGGGAGAACACGGTCGCAATCCTCGACGGGGCGACCGGGCTGGGTAACCAATCGGTCACCGACCGGGAGTCGGATGGTCGGTGGTACGTCGAGCGCCTCGCCGAGGAGTTGTCGAGTCAATTCGAACGGGATCGGGACCTCGAGACGGTCGCCGCCGAGGCGGTGGCGTCCGTTTCGGACGACTTCGAGAAACTGCGCAGAGCCGAGACCGTCGCGCAACACGAGCGCCCCTCAGCGGCCGGTGTCTGCTGTCGGTGGACCGAAGATAAACTCGAGTACTTCGTTCTCGGCGACTGTACGCTCATCGTCCGGAGTGAAGACGGCGTAGACGTCATCCGCGGAGAAGGGCCTCGCGAACTCGATCGACGCGTCATCGACACGATGGTCGACATCCGTAACGAGGCCGGTTCGATCCCGCACGACGCGCTCCTCGAGCGCGTTCGGCCCATGCTCGTCGAGCACCGGGCGCGACAGAATGAACCCGACGGCTACTGGACGTTCGGGCTTGACCCCGCTGCTACGTCGCGGGGTCGATCGGGAACGTACGACCTGGCGACGCTCCGCGACGCCCTCCTGTTCACCGACGGCTTCGAACCGCTCTGTGAACTGTACGACGCCTTCGAGGGCTGGAAACAGGTGCTCCGATACGTCGACGACAACGGACTCGAGAGGGCGATTCGGCTCCTCCGAGCGTTCGAGAACGCCGATCCGGGCTGTGAGGCGTTTCCTCGGCTCAAACCCTCGGACGACGTAGGCGTCGTCGCACTCTCGTTCTGA
- a CDS encoding TrmB family transcriptional regulator yields the protein MSAPTENDAIESFERLGLTSYEARVFIALQQLGSGTARDVASVADVPRSQVYSVAESLADRGLLEMQQSSPIRYRPVNLEEARSILRSRFESEQERAFDYVERVQEEPGGGEEQEDIWTVRGRARIDDRVVDLCSRAEARIIFGARLPPLVTDEIEQLLENGAADGLEVTAVSAAPEVRSRFERLEGISVFESPEHRQADDRSGRILIVDDQTILLSVVDDDGGETAIWSADSLFASVLIQLIEANSEARGRAE from the coding sequence ATGAGCGCGCCGACCGAGAACGACGCCATCGAGTCCTTCGAACGACTCGGACTGACGAGCTACGAAGCCCGGGTGTTCATCGCGCTCCAGCAACTCGGCTCGGGTACCGCTCGAGACGTCGCGAGCGTCGCCGACGTCCCTCGATCGCAGGTCTACAGCGTGGCCGAGAGCCTCGCGGACCGAGGTCTCCTCGAGATGCAACAATCCAGTCCCATCCGGTACCGACCGGTGAACCTCGAGGAGGCACGCTCGATCCTTCGCTCGCGCTTCGAGTCAGAACAGGAACGGGCCTTCGACTACGTCGAGCGTGTCCAGGAGGAACCCGGGGGCGGGGAAGAACAAGAGGACATCTGGACGGTTCGCGGCCGAGCGCGCATCGACGACCGCGTGGTCGACCTCTGCTCACGCGCCGAAGCGCGCATCATCTTCGGTGCTCGACTCCCACCCCTCGTCACCGACGAGATCGAGCAACTGCTCGAGAACGGTGCTGCCGACGGGCTCGAAGTGACGGCCGTGAGCGCCGCACCCGAAGTCCGGTCGCGGTTCGAACGACTCGAGGGCATCTCGGTGTTCGAGTCCCCGGAACATCGCCAGGCCGACGATCGGTCGGGACGGATCCTGATCGTCGACGACCAGACGATTCTACTCAGCGTCGTCGATGACGACGGGGGCGAAACCGCCATCTGGAGTGCCGACTCGCTGTTCGCCTCGGTGTTGATCCAGTTGATCGAGGCCAACAGCGAAGCGCGCGGACGGGCGGAGTAG
- a CDS encoding MMPL family transporter: MSLADRIAGTITSHSKAVLVVMLVLTLVVGAGAPMVDDDSSLGQFESESPEVAASEYIAENFTVEGAENTTTVQVIVRGNGENVLSRESLIDSLRFQQALRENESINATLADENAITGVENIAAITHIRSQEAAELAERGAELENRSQQLNETTERLNESLVTVVGLEREYAALNASYENGEIDEGTYEEESAAIETQLEETTDEATADLESEQAATFEATVKDLRAVVNQEAQLERQYEADEMGDEAYETQSAELAEQREGLFEQGTAGVLADEWAQLEEDSEALQADQEALQTADQPSLEEQIEALEGLDDDEYEELIADVLSDDGEDTTALAFMPAEYEPGDTFAEARMLFVTQKSEGGGMAEMGGGGGPALDAQLDMQTLASEHDGGEEYLIFGAGVITDEIDRSMGDSLAIVGPLALLFVVAALAIAYRDLIDIALGVLGILLVLVWTFGFMGWADIAFNQMFVAVPVLLIGLSIDYAIHVFMRHREQREEAGTTDDVRGSMHIALAGVGVALVWVTATTVIGFLSNLISPIAPIREFGIVSSFGIVAALAIFGVLVPAAKVELDALLESRGFDRRKRAFGTGSGWSSEALTFGATAARKAPLVILVVALLLTAGGVYGASQVDTSFSEEDFLAESPPAWTENLGPLSPGEYTAKSNLDYVNDHFQRQDVRAQVLVEGDVTDPETLERLDAAESAAAANEDVVYVLPNDEADVSGPLSTMRKVAAENESFNETFTAAGGGPDSVPTENLEGVYDHLLEVEPSAAQYVYRTDGGEYEAVQLSIAVRGNADLADVTAEMRAIANDIDDGGTDSRWTATATGDPIVNYVVENDLMQTVLESLLITLVAVVVFLSVAYWLTGKGATLGVVTLLPVALAVSWILGSMYLLGMSFNVLTGMITSLTIGLGIAYSIHVSSRYMLELERHGNVWTAMETTVTGTGGALLGSAATTVGGFGVLAFAILPVLRQFGIITGLTIIYAFLASVIVLPTLLVLWTRYLGPDLSSADWSTDRPTPASDGGHEASDGGHEASDATAGGDDE, encoded by the coding sequence ATGAGTCTCGCCGATCGCATCGCCGGAACGATTACGAGCCACAGCAAGGCGGTGCTCGTGGTCATGCTCGTGCTCACGCTCGTGGTGGGTGCCGGCGCACCGATGGTCGACGACGACTCCTCGCTCGGGCAGTTCGAGAGCGAGTCGCCGGAAGTCGCGGCGTCGGAGTACATCGCCGAGAACTTCACTGTCGAAGGCGCCGAGAACACGACGACTGTCCAGGTGATCGTGCGTGGCAACGGCGAGAACGTCCTCTCCCGGGAGTCGCTGATCGACTCGCTTCGCTTCCAGCAGGCGCTTCGCGAGAACGAGTCGATCAACGCGACTCTTGCCGACGAAAACGCCATCACCGGCGTCGAGAACATCGCTGCGATCACTCACATTCGAAGCCAGGAGGCCGCCGAACTCGCCGAACGCGGCGCCGAACTCGAGAATCGAAGCCAGCAGCTCAACGAGACGACCGAACGTCTCAACGAGTCGCTGGTGACCGTCGTTGGCCTCGAGCGCGAGTACGCCGCCCTCAACGCCTCCTACGAAAACGGCGAGATCGACGAGGGAACGTACGAGGAGGAATCGGCCGCAATCGAAACCCAACTCGAGGAAACCACCGACGAAGCGACTGCGGACCTCGAGTCCGAGCAGGCAGCGACCTTCGAGGCAACGGTCAAGGACCTCCGTGCTGTCGTCAACCAGGAGGCCCAGCTCGAACGCCAGTACGAGGCTGACGAGATGGGCGACGAAGCCTACGAGACCCAGTCCGCCGAACTCGCCGAGCAACGCGAGGGACTGTTCGAGCAGGGCACTGCCGGCGTGCTCGCCGACGAGTGGGCGCAACTCGAGGAGGATAGCGAGGCGCTCCAGGCGGACCAGGAGGCCCTCCAGACCGCCGACCAGCCATCGCTCGAAGAACAGATCGAGGCCCTCGAGGGACTCGACGACGACGAGTACGAGGAGTTGATCGCGGACGTCCTGTCCGACGACGGCGAGGACACCACCGCGCTCGCGTTCATGCCCGCGGAGTACGAACCGGGCGACACGTTCGCCGAGGCGCGAATGCTATTCGTCACCCAGAAGTCCGAGGGTGGCGGCATGGCCGAGATGGGCGGTGGCGGCGGACCCGCGCTCGACGCCCAGCTCGACATGCAGACGCTCGCGAGCGAGCACGACGGGGGAGAGGAGTACCTCATCTTCGGTGCGGGCGTCATCACGGACGAGATCGATCGATCGATGGGCGACAGCCTGGCTATCGTCGGGCCGCTGGCGCTGCTGTTCGTCGTCGCGGCGCTGGCTATCGCCTATCGCGACCTGATCGACATCGCGCTGGGCGTCCTCGGCATACTGCTGGTACTGGTCTGGACGTTCGGCTTCATGGGCTGGGCCGATATCGCGTTCAACCAGATGTTCGTCGCCGTGCCCGTGTTGCTGATCGGGCTCTCGATCGACTACGCCATCCACGTCTTCATGCGCCACCGCGAGCAACGCGAAGAAGCGGGAACGACCGACGACGTCCGCGGGTCGATGCACATCGCGCTCGCCGGCGTCGGCGTCGCCCTCGTCTGGGTAACCGCGACGACGGTCATCGGGTTCCTCTCGAACCTCATCAGTCCCATCGCGCCCATCCGCGAGTTCGGCATCGTCAGTTCGTTCGGCATCGTCGCGGCGCTGGCCATCTTCGGCGTGCTCGTCCCCGCCGCGAAGGTCGAACTCGACGCTCTGCTCGAATCCCGCGGATTCGACCGGCGGAAACGGGCGTTCGGAACGGGGAGCGGTTGGTCCAGCGAGGCGCTCACCTTCGGCGCCACGGCCGCACGCAAGGCACCGCTCGTGATCCTCGTCGTAGCGCTCCTGTTGACCGCAGGTGGGGTATACGGCGCGAGCCAGGTCGACACCTCCTTCAGCGAGGAGGACTTCCTCGCGGAGAGTCCGCCCGCCTGGACCGAGAACCTGGGGCCGTTGAGTCCCGGCGAGTACACCGCCAAGTCCAACCTGGATTACGTTAACGACCACTTCCAGCGCCAGGACGTCCGCGCCCAGGTTCTCGTCGAGGGCGACGTGACCGACCCGGAGACGCTCGAGCGCCTGGACGCGGCCGAATCCGCTGCCGCCGCGAACGAGGACGTCGTCTACGTCCTGCCAAACGACGAGGCCGACGTCTCCGGTCCGCTGTCGACCATGCGCAAGGTGGCCGCCGAGAACGAGTCGTTCAACGAGACGTTTACCGCCGCCGGCGGGGGGCCCGACTCGGTGCCGACCGAGAACCTCGAAGGCGTCTACGACCACCTGCTCGAGGTCGAACCGTCGGCCGCCCAGTACGTCTACCGGACCGACGGTGGCGAGTACGAGGCAGTCCAGTTGTCTATCGCAGTCCGGGGGAACGCCGACCTCGCGGACGTCACCGCGGAAATGCGCGCCATCGCCAACGACATCGACGACGGCGGCACCGACTCTCGCTGGACGGCGACTGCCACCGGCGACCCGATCGTCAACTACGTCGTCGAGAACGACCTGATGCAGACCGTCCTGGAGAGCCTGCTGATCACGCTCGTCGCGGTCGTCGTCTTCCTCTCGGTCGCGTACTGGCTGACGGGGAAGGGTGCGACGCTGGGCGTCGTGACGCTGCTGCCGGTCGCGCTCGCGGTCAGCTGGATCCTCGGCTCGATGTACCTGCTGGGAATGTCGTTCAACGTCCTCACGGGGATGATCACCAGCCTCACGATCGGGTTGGGCATCGCCTACAGCATCCACGTCAGCTCCCGGTACATGCTCGAACTCGAGCGCCACGGGAACGTCTGGACGGCCATGGAAACCACCGTCACTGGCACCGGCGGCGCCCTGCTGGGCAGCGCCGCGACGACCGTCGGCGGCTTCGGCGTCCTCGCGTTCGCCATCCTGCCGGTCCTGCGCCAGTTCGGGATCATCACTGGGCTGACGATCATCTACGCGTTCCTCGCGAGCGTCATCGTCCTCCCGACGCTCCTGGTGCTCTGGACGCGCTACCTCGGTCCCGACCTGTCGAGCGCCGACTGGTCGACCGATCGGCCGACGCCGGCCAGCGATGGGGGCCACGAGGCCAGCGACGGCGGCCACGAGGCCAGCGACGCGACCGCCGGAGGTGACGACGAATGA
- a CDS encoding MMPL family transporter — MRRRSRLVEAITTHARLVLVGCLLATLLFGAGIPALETDTTLEQFRTDTPESEALAYADRHFEERGENTTTAHVVVTDENALERESLLEGLRFQQSLRQDEVIGPTLVENDSTIGVENVVATAIIRLEQADELEDRVDELETRASDLGDRIDDLEAALETVGSLQADYEALNDSYAAGEVSDEEYDRRAAAIEADLDATVSNATADLERERVTQFERAAATVRAIESEMADLERRRAAGSVTDREYEARMETLEDDREQTIVDGSRWLFGDELQSLQREARELEAERDAIERLDRPPLQEQISALERADGDRFDRAFTLVLAEDGPGSAAALRLLPSSYEPGALESDERLLLVTQSLDRGAGPPGEIGPDVVESQLALEERVLERDEENLVFGMGLVADEVDRAVADSLVIVGPLALLFVIVSLAIAYRDVLDIALGVAGTVTVLVWTLGMAGWTGVAFTQVFVAVPVLLIGLSIDYAIHVVMRHREEREDEGESEDEDEDVRTTDDVRTSMASALAGLATAFVLVTATTAIGFLANVVSPIAPIREFGVVSAFGIVSALVVFGAAVPAAKVEFDAVLEARGFDRRRRAIGGSVHVARTLAVGAVAARRAPLVVLVCALLVTAGGVYGATHVDTTFDETSFLAGDPPSWTAHLGPLAPGEYRMQSTLDVLEERYQREGGQVQILLRGDVTAGGTLQRVQDATARAAASDDVYVLPHGEPDVRSPLSAMRATADESESFDATFSLADRTENGVPDQNHLGLYDGLFEYNPDSASDVVYRSESGEYEAIRLLVGVQTSAENDETAAEMRAVAAALEGDGDAGDAIATGGPLTTYALERTLFESVVGALAVALGAIVTLLAVGYRVTGRGATLGLVAAIPVLVALGATLGTMALLDLPFNVLTGMVASLTIGLGIDYSVHVTTRYTRELGALEAGETAWDALERTLSTTGGALAGSVVTTGCAFGVLVVALVPLLRQFGLVTALTIGYAFLASILVLPTLLASWTRYLAPEPYRVPSLAVAPSRGSLWSRPTRDDDQE; from the coding sequence GTGAGGCGACGCTCCCGACTGGTCGAGGCGATCACGACCCACGCGCGTCTCGTGCTGGTCGGCTGTCTCCTCGCGACGCTGCTCTTCGGCGCGGGGATTCCCGCCCTGGAGACGGACACTACCCTCGAACAGTTCCGGACCGACACCCCCGAGAGCGAGGCGCTCGCGTACGCCGATCGCCACTTCGAGGAACGAGGCGAGAACACGACGACCGCTCACGTCGTCGTCACCGACGAGAACGCCCTCGAGCGCGAGTCACTGCTCGAAGGCCTCCGGTTCCAGCAGTCGCTCCGCCAGGACGAGGTGATCGGACCGACGCTGGTCGAGAACGACTCGACGATCGGCGTCGAGAACGTCGTCGCTACGGCGATCATCCGACTGGAACAGGCGGACGAACTCGAGGATCGCGTGGACGAACTCGAGACACGAGCGAGCGACCTCGGGGACCGAATCGACGACCTCGAAGCCGCCCTCGAGACGGTCGGCTCGCTCCAGGCCGACTACGAGGCCCTGAACGACTCCTACGCGGCCGGGGAGGTGAGCGACGAGGAGTACGACCGGCGGGCGGCCGCCATCGAGGCCGACCTGGACGCCACCGTTTCGAACGCGACGGCCGACCTCGAACGAGAGCGAGTCACGCAGTTCGAACGGGCGGCCGCGACCGTTCGCGCGATCGAGAGCGAGATGGCCGACCTCGAACGCCGGCGAGCCGCGGGTTCCGTCACGGACCGGGAGTACGAGGCTCGAATGGAGACCCTCGAGGACGACCGTGAACAGACTATCGTCGACGGCTCGCGCTGGCTGTTCGGCGACGAACTCCAGTCCCTCCAGCGAGAAGCGAGGGAACTCGAGGCCGAGCGCGACGCGATCGAACGTCTCGACCGACCGCCGCTTCAGGAGCAGATTTCGGCCCTCGAGCGCGCCGACGGCGACCGGTTCGACCGGGCGTTCACCCTGGTGCTGGCCGAGGACGGTCCGGGAAGTGCGGCAGCGCTTCGTCTCCTCCCGTCGTCGTACGAACCGGGGGCGCTGGAATCTGACGAGCGACTGCTGCTCGTGACCCAGTCGCTCGACCGCGGGGCAGGACCGCCCGGAGAAATCGGTCCCGACGTCGTCGAGAGCCAGCTCGCCCTCGAGGAGCGCGTCCTCGAGCGCGACGAGGAGAATCTGGTCTTCGGGATGGGTCTGGTGGCCGACGAGGTAGACCGCGCGGTGGCCGACAGTCTGGTGATCGTCGGCCCGCTCGCGCTGCTCTTCGTAATCGTATCGCTCGCAATCGCCTACCGCGACGTTCTCGACATCGCCCTGGGCGTCGCGGGCACAGTGACGGTGCTCGTCTGGACGCTCGGGATGGCCGGGTGGACGGGCGTCGCGTTCACACAGGTGTTCGTGGCCGTGCCCGTCCTGCTGATTGGGCTCTCGATCGACTACGCAATCCACGTGGTGATGCGCCACCGCGAGGAACGCGAGGACGAGGGCGAGAGCGAGGACGAGGACGAGGACGTCCGAACGACCGACGACGTTCGTACGTCGATGGCCAGCGCGCTCGCGGGGCTCGCAACGGCGTTCGTACTGGTCACCGCGACGACGGCCATCGGCTTCCTCGCCAACGTCGTCAGTCCGATCGCTCCCATCAGGGAGTTCGGGGTCGTGAGCGCTTTCGGCATCGTCTCCGCGCTCGTCGTCTTCGGGGCCGCGGTCCCGGCCGCGAAGGTCGAGTTCGACGCCGTCCTCGAGGCGCGAGGCTTCGACCGTCGTCGGCGAGCGATCGGCGGGAGCGTCCACGTCGCCCGTACGCTCGCCGTCGGTGCGGTCGCCGCCCGGAGAGCGCCACTCGTGGTCCTCGTCTGTGCCCTGCTGGTGACCGCCGGCGGCGTCTACGGGGCGACTCACGTCGACACCACGTTCGACGAAACCTCGTTCCTGGCGGGTGACCCCCCATCGTGGACGGCACACCTCGGCCCGCTCGCCCCCGGCGAGTACCGGATGCAGTCGACGCTCGACGTGCTCGAGGAGCGCTACCAGCGCGAGGGCGGACAGGTGCAGATCCTGTTGCGTGGGGACGTCACGGCGGGCGGCACCCTCCAGCGGGTCCAGGACGCGACGGCGCGCGCGGCGGCGAGCGACGACGTCTACGTGCTCCCGCACGGCGAACCCGACGTCCGGTCGCCGCTGTCGGCGATGCGGGCGACGGCCGACGAAAGCGAGTCCTTCGACGCGACGTTCTCGCTGGCCGACCGAACCGAAAACGGCGTGCCCGACCAGAACCACCTGGGACTCTACGACGGCCTCTTCGAGTACAACCCCGACTCGGCGAGCGACGTCGTCTACCGCAGCGAGTCCGGCGAGTACGAGGCGATCCGGCTGCTCGTCGGGGTGCAGACCAGCGCCGAGAACGACGAGACGGCCGCAGAGATGCGGGCGGTCGCCGCAGCGCTCGAGGGCGACGGCGACGCCGGCGACGCCATCGCGACCGGCGGCCCGCTCACCACCTACGCGCTCGAGCGAACCCTCTTCGAGAGCGTCGTCGGCGCACTCGCGGTCGCGCTCGGGGCAATCGTCACGCTGCTCGCCGTCGGCTACCGAGTCACGGGCCGCGGGGCGACGCTGGGACTCGTGGCCGCGATTCCCGTTCTCGTCGCGCTCGGCGCCACGCTGGGGACGATGGCCCTCCTCGACCTCCCGTTCAACGTCCTGACCGGGATGGTGGCGAGCCTGACGATCGGCCTCGGCATCGACTACAGCGTCCACGTCACGACCCGGTACACGCGCGAACTCGGGGCGCTCGAGGCCGGCGAAACCGCGTGGGATGCCCTCGAGCGGACGCTGTCGACGACCGGTGGCGCGCTGGCAGGGAGCGTCGTGACGACCGGCTGTGCCTTCGGCGTCCTCGTCGTCGCCCTCGTCCCGTTGCTCCGGCAGTTCGGCCTGGTGACGGCGCTGACGATCGGGTACGCCTTCCTCGCGAGCATCCTCGTCCTGCCGACGCTACTCGCGTCCTGGACGCGATATCTGGCCCCGGAACCCTATCGCGTTCCGTCGCTCGCGGTCGCCCCCTCGAGGGGGTCGCTGTGGTCGCGCCCGACTCGAGACGATGATCAGGAGTGA